AGCATTCCAAGGCACTACACATCCTAAGTGAGTACAAACGGCGTTTAATCCGTAGGATGCGATTTGCTTATCTTCATCAATGATAATATAAGTAGGATCTCCTTTTAATCCTTGGGCTAAGCTGCGATCGCCCGGTTGACGATTGGCGGTAAATTCACTGGCAGATATATCGCTACCTAGTTTATCCTTAGCAGTAATACCACCACCAGCACCACCAGCGGATTTAGGAATAAAATAGCTCACAACGGGATATAAAGCTCCCGCTGCAATACCAGTAATAGTTCCAAAGGTCAGTAAATTCATGAACTGACGGCGCCCCATATCGGGTACATCAGAGTTAACAGGAATCTGTGTCATATCAAAATTTCTCTAAATTATTATGTTTAACTTTGGTTTGACCAATAATAATGCAAATAGGCTTTTTTTGGGAGGTAAATCCAAGTTATTATTTAATTATTACAAAAAATGAACCTTTTTGAGTATTGTTATTCCTTGTTTTTAAAGGAATATTGTTCGTTTACCCCCCTTCGATCAAACCAATATATTAAATATTATAAACTATCTATCATTTTTAGTTATTTATGGTATAAGAAAAACCAATCTGTTGTAGGGTAATAGGTCGGGGGGAAAGGAATTACATTTTAGGTTAAAATGCTTGTATCCTAAAGGTTTGATCATCTACTATCGGTGTCCAATCATGTACCATTAATAGTATTCCTGAAGGCTTGATATGAACAAAAAATAGACCTTCTAGCGCACCCTAATCAAAAAACTTGAGAAAAAATATTTGTAACCATGACAGGAAAAGAATTACAGGCACTAATTTTTAATAAGTGGGGTTGCTCCTATGATGTACAAATTTTACGGATCAAAGATCGTATTTATTTTCAAGTAATGTGGAAATATTTAGAGCAAAGTTCTTTCCCCCTATCGAGGGAGGAATATGATGCCCATTTAGAGCAAATAGCCTCTTATATCACCGGCTGGGGTGTTATTAATCAAATACAGGTGGGTATCTTAGAAGCGAAAAATAGACCCCGTTTAGGTAAGGCAGTCAGTATTTTCTTGGATTTGGGCGATCGCACTTCGGAATGGATTTTATAGCTAAGGTGCGCTGTATCACCGATAACGGCAAGATTGAAGATTAACTTAAATTCTTCATGGTTAATTGTTAATTTTTCGTTATTTAAAATGAAAGTATTAAGACTATAATAAAAGATAATTAAAATAAAAAATATAACAAAAACCCCATTAATAACACATATATTAGGTTAGGAGGACAAACCGAAAATGAGTGATTTGAGTCCCTATGAAACCCTTGGAGTAGAAAAGTCAGCATCTTTTGAACAAATCCAGAGGGCAAAAGAAACTTTATTGAAAGAAAATGAGGGTAATTCTCAAATCAAAGAAAATATCGAAATAGCCTATGATGCCATCATAATGGATCGGCTCAAACTAAGACAAGAAGGAAAAATCAAAGTACCCGAACAAATTCGATTTCCTGAAAAGGTAGTCGAGACCAAAAAATCGCCCATTTCTTTTAATTATTCTAACAATAAAAATCAATCTCCTAACTGGTTAACCGACTTTATAGATCAACCCTCCATACAAGAGTTAAGTATTAGTGGTTTAATTTTTTTAGGCCTAATTTTATTGAGCGTATTTAGTCAAGACTCTCAAATATTACCTCTACTATTAACCTTTGGATTAGGTACAAGTTTCTTTTTTGTATTCCGAAAAACAAAGTCTTTTTGGCGCTCGGTGGGAGTTAGTTTTTTTGGTTTTGTAATTGGTATTTCTGTTAGTAGCTTATTGGCCACGGTTATTGCCAACTCTGGTTTAAGTCTTGGTTTCTCCGATGAGCAGTTTGTTAGTTTACTAACTTTTTCTTTCCTCTGGTTATCGGCTAATTTTACCCGTTAATGATTGCTTAAAAACCATTTCAATTGTATTGAATTTCAAAAAAAAAGGTGGGTTTTGCCCACCCAAATAAAACCTACATTCTAGCCAAAGAAGATATTTGTGCTAGTTTAGCTTTATCTATTCCTGTTAATTCTTCGATGTTGATCCAACCTTCCTTTAATAGTTGGGCAAAGGTGAAAACCAACATAGGTTCTCTATTATCGTACTTTCCATCGAGATCATAACGCTTTGAGCTAAGAAGATCATGGATTTCCCACAATTGTGCCACATCTTCTAAATTATCAACCTGCTCTTGTACTTGTTTGACTAGAGTTTTAGTTTCTCGCTCGTAGGCTTTTTTTAAAACTTTTTCACTGATTTCTATTTCTGCCGTTGTCCATCCTGTAGTAATAGTGGTTGACATGAGTATTTATAACTAGAATATATAATGTTGATTAAATCTTGTAATATCATACCAATATCTTGTGGGGAATGGGTAATTAAGGCAGAGAAAGGGGGATAGTTTTCTTATCCTAATTAATGGGTGTAGTATATGTAATTTTGTGCTTTTTTTGGAAAACAGCATAATTTTTTGGGGATAGCTGTAATAGCTTCAAAACCTTGTCGATGAGTGCTTATGACTTATTCAGATTACCTTAATTGGAAAATGGGTTTAATACTGGTAAGATCAAAAATTGTAGATAATAAAAATATTAGATTAATTGATGATAAAATCTTATTTTTCAAAGCTATTGGCTTTAGTCCTCGTGGTAGTTGTTGGTTTGGTGGGTTGTGGTAGTACCACTGGTTTAACTGGTAATTATACCCAAGATACTATGACTGTACTAGAAAAAGTGCAAGGGGCGATCGCCCTTCCCGCTGAAATAAGCATTGAAGAAAAAAAAGAAATCCAAGACGAAACCAGAAAACAAATTAACGATTACATTTCCCGTTATCGTAAAAACAGTAACTACGGTGGCTTAAAATCTTTTACCACCATGCAAACAGCCCTCAACTCCTTAGCAGGTTATTACACCTCCTACGGAAATCGCCCTATTCCTGAAAAACTCAAAAAACGTTTAAATCAAGAATTTAAGCAAGTTGAATTTGCCTTAAACAAAGGATACTAGAGTAATTAATTAATAAATAACTAATTTTTTTACCAAGCATTTGGGATTTAGAGTTTCGCCCTTCTGGGGCGACTTTTTTTTATTTCACAAAAATAAAGTGTCTCATACTTAACTAGAGTTTGGGATAAAATTTATAGTCTTATCCAAAGTGTCAGGTATTGGGGTTCAGGTGTTGAGTTAAAGAATTTATAGAAACTGTATTTATATTGACTTAGTAAATCAAAATATACTTTAGTTCAATTTATTGAACGATAAACTGTTAGCCTTGTAATTCATTGCAAGGCGAGGAATAATGTATTTTGTAAATTGTATTTGGTATTAATTATTTTTTGGTATGTAGTTATTTGATAAACTAACAAAGGCTAGTTATATTTTAAAGTTGCAACCTGCAACCTGTCACGAGCAAACTTAACCATACTGACAAAAATATAGATTCCGAACTAAGGTTAATACTAAGTCAAAATATACTTTAGTTCAATTGATTGAACGATAAACCATTAGCCTTGTAGTGAATTACACGGTGGAGCTACGAAGATACAATCTATTTATAACGAATCATCCGAACTTGACATAATTTATTGCAGGGCGAGGGATGATATATTTTCTAAAGCACAAAGGAGGGCATCTCCACTTTTCTCGATAACTATGGGCAATAATGATAATATTTTGGTGTCTCAATTTTAGGAAATATCGGCAGTAATTTCGAGCTTTTCGACTTAAACCCTTAGGGATATTTTACCAACAGCACCAGAATAAGAAGTTAAGATGAAATCGTAATCCCAACACAAAATAGATTATGACCTTTACACAACCCAAAATAAGCATACCCGAACATAGCCTAGATCGAGATTGTACCACCCTATCTCGCCATGTACTACAACAACTACAAAGTTTTTCCGCCGATGCCCAAGACTTAAGCTCTATAATGAATCGCATCGCCTTAGCAGGAAAATTAGTTGCCCGTCGTCTGAGCCGAGCAGGATTAGTAACAGGGGCATTGGGCTTAACTGGAGATACGAATGTACAAGGTGAATCCGTTAAAAAAATGGACATCTACGCCAATGAAGTATTTATCTCCGTATTTAAACAAAGTGGTTTAGTGTGTCGTCTAGCCTCCGAAGAAATGGATAAACCATACTACATTCCTGAAAACTGCCCCGTAGGTCGTTATACTCTTTTATACGATCCCATTGATGGTTCTTCCAATGTTGATATAAATCTTAATGTAGGATCTATTTTTGCCATCCGTCAACAAGAAGGGGAAGACTTGGACGGAGAAGCCAAAGACTTGCTTACCGACGGTTCAAAACAAATTGCCGCAGGTTATATTCTCTATGGGCCTGCCACTGTTTTAGTATATACCATGGGAAAAGGAGTTCATTCCTTCTTTCTCGATCCTAGCTTGGGGGAATTTATTCTTGCCCAAGAAAATATCCAAATGCCCGATCATGGTTCAGTATATAGCGCCAATGAAGGTAATTTTTGGCAGTGGGAGGAGCAAATTAGGGACTATATCCGCTATGTCCATCGCCATGAAGGTTATACAGGCCGCTACAGTGGTGCTTTAGTGGGGGATATTCATCGCATTTTGATGCAGGGGGGCGTTTTTCTTTATCCCGGCAGTGTGGATAATCCCGAAGGTAAACTAAGATTATTATATGAAACAGCGCCCTTAGCCATGATCATGGAACAAGCAGGGGGTAAAGCATC
Above is a genomic segment from Cyanobacterium stanieri LEGE 03274 containing:
- the petC gene encoding cytochrome b6-f complex iron-sulfur subunit — translated: MTQIPVNSDVPDMGRRQFMNLLTFGTITGIAAGALYPVVSYFIPKSAGGAGGGITAKDKLGSDISASEFTANRQPGDRSLAQGLKGDPTYIIIDEDKQIASYGLNAVCTHLGCVVPWNASENKFICPCHGSQYNNEGKMVRGPAPLSLALVHADVNDDKVILSDWEETDFRDGSNPWWA
- a CDS encoding DUF3067 family protein — protein: MTGKELQALIFNKWGCSYDVQILRIKDRIYFQVMWKYLEQSSFPLSREEYDAHLEQIASYITGWGVINQIQVGILEAKNRPRLGKAVSIFLDLGDRTSEWIL
- a CDS encoding CPP1-like family protein codes for the protein MSDLSPYETLGVEKSASFEQIQRAKETLLKENEGNSQIKENIEIAYDAIIMDRLKLRQEGKIKVPEQIRFPEKVVETKKSPISFNYSNNKNQSPNWLTDFIDQPSIQELSISGLIFLGLILLSVFSQDSQILPLLLTFGLGTSFFFVFRKTKSFWRSVGVSFFGFVIGISVSSLLATVIANSGLSLGFSDEQFVSLLTFSFLWLSANFTR
- the psb27 gene encoding photosystem II protein Psb27, which translates into the protein MIKSYFSKLLALVLVVVVGLVGCGSTTGLTGNYTQDTMTVLEKVQGAIALPAEISIEEKKEIQDETRKQINDYISRYRKNSNYGGLKSFTTMQTALNSLAGYYTSYGNRPIPEKLKKRLNQEFKQVEFALNKGY
- the fbp gene encoding class 1 fructose-bisphosphatase yields the protein MTFTQPKISIPEHSLDRDCTTLSRHVLQQLQSFSADAQDLSSIMNRIALAGKLVARRLSRAGLVTGALGLTGDTNVQGESVKKMDIYANEVFISVFKQSGLVCRLASEEMDKPYYIPENCPVGRYTLLYDPIDGSSNVDINLNVGSIFAIRQQEGEDLDGEAKDLLTDGSKQIAAGYILYGPATVLVYTMGKGVHSFFLDPSLGEFILAQENIQMPDHGSVYSANEGNFWQWEEQIRDYIRYVHRHEGYTGRYSGALVGDIHRILMQGGVFLYPGSVDNPEGKLRLLYETAPLAMIMEQAGGKASTGKKRIMDYIPSKLHQRTPAILGSKKDVELVLSFINDKDKQ